The sequence TGGATGACGAGCGCATGCCGCTCAATCCGGGCGAACAGCCGCGCGAGGAAATGGTGCGGTTCCGGACGCTTGGATGCTACCCGCTGACCGGAGCGATCCGCTCGACCGCCGCAACCCTGCCGGAAATCATCATGGAAATGCAGGCCAGCCGTACCTCCGAGCGCGAGGGCCGGTTGATCGACACCGACAGCGTCGGTTCCATGGAAAAGAAGAAGCAGGAAGGGTATTTCTGATGAACCTGCCGATGATCACGCCGGATACCGATATCGAGCTGTGGCTCGCGCAGCAGACCGAGAAGTCGCTGCTGCGTTTCCTGACCTGCGGCAGCGTCGACGACGGTAAGTCCACGCTGATCGGCCGGCTGCTCTATGACAGCCAGCTGATCCTGGACGACCAGTTGGCCAGCCTCAAGAAGGAAAGCCGCAACCGGACGACCGGGGACGAGGGCATCGACTTCTCGCTGCTGGTGGACGGCTTGGCCGCCGAGCGCGAGCAGGGCATCACCATCGACGTGGCCTATCGGTTCTTCTCGACCGACAAGCGCAAGTTCATCGTCGCCGACACGCCCGGCCACGAGCAATATACCCGCAACATGGCGACCGGCGCCTCCAATGCCGACCTGGCGCTGGTGCTGATCGATGCGCGCAAGGGCGTGCTCACACAAACCCGGCGGCACAGCTTCATCCTGTCGCTGATCGGCGTGAAGCATGTGGTGCTGGTGGTCAACAAGATCGACCTGGTCGACTATGACCAGGCGGTGTTTGACCGCATCGTGGCCGAATACAAGGCCTTCGCCGAGCCGCTGGGCTTCAAGACGCTGGCGACGATCCCCGTTTCTGCGCTGCGCGGCGATAACATCCTGGCGCCGAGCGAGAGGACGCTTTGGTATTCCGGCTCCGCGTTGGTGCCTTACCTCGAGACGATCGAGGTCAGTGAGGATCGCACTGCGGATAAGTTCCGCTTCGCGGTGCAGTGGGTCAACCGGCCCGATCTCGATTTTCGGGGCTTTTCGGGCACCGTCGCATCCGGCAGCATCGCCGTGGGTGATGATGTGCTGATCGCGTCATCGCGCAAGCCGGCAATCATCAAGCGTATCGTCACCATGGATGGCGACCTGCAGCGGGCCAATGCGGGGCAGGCGGTGACGCTGCTTGTCGACCGCGAGGTCGATATTTCGCGCGGCGATGTGCTGTCGCGCCCCGGCGAGACGCCAGATTTCTCTAACCAGTTCCAGGCTCGTCTGATCTGGATGAGCGAGGAGCCGGCCTTTCCAGGGCGTTCCTACCTCCTCAAGGTCGGCTCGCAACTGGTACCGGCGACGATCACCGACCTCAAGTTCCGCACCAATGTCAATACGTTGGAGCAGACGGCTGCCACC comes from Devosia oryziradicis and encodes:
- the cysN gene encoding sulfate adenylyltransferase subunit CysN, encoding MNLPMITPDTDIELWLAQQTEKSLLRFLTCGSVDDGKSTLIGRLLYDSQLILDDQLASLKKESRNRTTGDEGIDFSLLVDGLAAEREQGITIDVAYRFFSTDKRKFIVADTPGHEQYTRNMATGASNADLALVLIDARKGVLTQTRRHSFILSLIGVKHVVLVVNKIDLVDYDQAVFDRIVAEYKAFAEPLGFKTLATIPVSALRGDNILAPSERTLWYSGSALVPYLETIEVSEDRTADKFRFAVQWVNRPDLDFRGFSGTVASGSIAVGDDVLIASSRKPAIIKRIVTMDGDLQRANAGQAVTLLVDREVDISRGDVLSRPGETPDFSNQFQARLIWMSEEPAFPGRSYLLKVGSQLVPATITDLKFRTNVNTLEQTAATKVDLNEVATVTIATDKPIAFDPYFANPLTGGFILVDRLSNATLGAGTIDYGLRRAQNLSYQSFDVNRDVRAQMKGQKPSIVWFTGLSGSGKSAVANLLEKRLTAEGRHAYILDGDNVRHGLNKDLGFTEAARVENIRRVAEVARLMADAGLIVLVSFISPFEKERRLAREIAGDVDFAEVYVDTPLAVCEARDPKGLYRRARAGEIKNFTGIDSPFEPPANPDLVLHGAEEEPTALADKLHDWLKL